A single region of the Gopherus evgoodei ecotype Sinaloan lineage chromosome 3, rGopEvg1_v1.p, whole genome shotgun sequence genome encodes:
- the SMIM8 gene encoding small integral membrane protein 8 — MSSAPEPPNIKKEAPKEKDSRIPGLRGVRTTTLFRAVNPELFIKPNKPVMAFGLITITLCVAYIGYLHATQENKKDLYEAVDSEGARYMRRKTSKWD; from the exons ATGTCCTCAGCACCTGAGCccccaaacattaaaaaagaaGCACCCAAAGAGAAAGACAGTCGAATTCCAGGACTCAGGGGTGTCCGTACAACCACCCTGTTCCGAGCTGTGAATCCAGAGCTTTTCATTAAACCT aacaaaCCTGTTATGGCTTTTGGACTCATAACAATTACCCTGTGTGTGGCCTACATTGGTTATTTACATGCAACACAAGAGAATAAAAAGGACCTCTATGAAGCTGTTGACAGTGAAGGAGCCAGGTATATGAGGAGGAAGACTTCCAAGTGGGATTAA